Proteins encoded by one window of Hippoglossus hippoglossus isolate fHipHip1 chromosome 15, fHipHip1.pri, whole genome shotgun sequence:
- the npm3 gene encoding nucleoplasmin-3 gives MSCHEECSDHDLRGQSKLESFLFTCELSSKVPFYTFQADEEEDLEHFLELRTICLGEGAKEESNVVEVTAMNHQGKTTSVPIANLHISCLPMVSLGEFELKAPVTIRLKAGSGPVSVSGLHLIASEVDDSDLSEEESEDDEEEEIIPIKPAKKKQQKQ, from the exons ATGTCTTGTCACGAAGAGTGCTCCGACCACGACCTGCGAGGCCAATCCAAGCTGGAGAGCTTCCTGTTCA cctGCGAGTTGTCCTCCAAAGTCCCTTTCTACACTTTCCAGGCGGACGAAGAGGAAGACCTGGAGCACTTCCTCGAGCTCAGAACG ATTTGTCTGGGAGAAGGCGCCAAGGAGGAGAGCAACGTGGTGGAGGTGACGGCCATGAACCACCAGGGAAAGACCACCTCAGTGCCCATCGCCAACCTCCACATCAGCTGTCTACCCATG gtGAGTCTGGGGGAGTTTGAGCTCAAAGCCCCAGTGACGATCCGACTCAAGGCCGGGTCAGGGCCGGTTAGTGTCAGCGGGCTGCACCTTATTG CCTCAGAGGTTGACGACTCTGATCTGTCcgaggaggagagtgaagatgacgaggaggaggagatcatcCCCATTAAGCCAgcaaagaagaagcagcagaagcagtag
- the LOC117775391 gene encoding E3 ubiquitin-protein ligase TRIM8-like: MDASWKNSLEEELLCPICLNVFVEPIQLPCKHNFCKDCISEAWAKDNAAVRCPECNHNYNQKPALEKNFKLANIVKRFNALNTEKAPVVLQCVLCRRGPPLPVRKVCLRCKEPCCQVHIQTHLQQPCAAPGHLLVDADELSAWTCPTHEEYRLLHCEEEHVALCPFCCISHCTSQRHTVCDVDMQRIQMQATLMRQQDRLEGRVQNIDEQLAKLEADKTLMKDTVSDLKERVRAQYQRMHRLLEENQSDTMQMLESTCSVYGRKQSQQVLQLNERRQEAEKLLSSVQTFLQKADNINFMKNTKPYQMLMDRSTSHLISAMPPLGLGQLNSDHLLSELSAREKNLRKMLEEPLNESAIVEIVQSRGGSAGSQMGTSSAPQKRKYSMAFMGSKTENSTSQNPHTSSSHIRLLDSPAHHIMGVGSSSSHHSGTIFPSSHFPSGGASQQAMYEGRKVLMCTLNNCCCSRAPAARARPPYPPSGSFAPMTSQEFPPHASQPLQHFPIGGLMVGSQAARHPDFYELYGQPSTKHYGTK, from the exons ATGGATGCAAGCTGGAAAAACAGCTTGGAAGAGGAGCTCCTCTGTCCAATTTGCCTGAATGTTTTTGTTGAGCCCATCCAGCTGCCATGCAAGCACAACTTCTGCAAGGATTGTATCTCGGAGGCCTGGGCCAAAGACAATGCTGCAGTGCGCTGCCCTGAGTGCAACCACAACTATAACCAGAAACCAGCACTGGAGAAGAACTTCAAGCTTGCCAATATTGTCAAGCGGTTCAATGCCTTGAACACTGAGAAAGCCCCGGTTGTCTTACAGTGTGTCCTCTGTCGACGAGGCCCGCCACTGCCTGTGCGGAAGGTCTGCCTGCGCTGCAAGGAGCCCTGCTGCCAAGTTCATATCCAGACGCACCTACAGCAGCCTTGTGCAGCCCCGGGACACCTGTTAGTTGACGCTGACGAGCTGAGCGCTTGGACCTGTCCCACACATGAGGAGTACAGGctgctccactgtgaggaagaGCATGTGGCTCTATGTCCCTTCTGCTGCATCTCGCACTGCACGAGCCAAAGACATACAGTCTGCGATGTGGATATGCAACGCATACAAATGCAG GCCACGTTAATGAGGCAGCAAGACCGACTGGAGGGTCGTGTCCAGAACATTGATGAGCAGCTCGCCAAGCTGGAGGCTGACAAGACACTGATGAAG gacacAGTGTCTGACCTGAAGGAGCGTGTGAGAGCCCAGTATCAGAGGATGCACAGGCTGCTGGAAGAGAACCAGTCTGACACCATGCAGATGCTGGAGAGCACCTGCTCCGTGTACGGGAGGAAACAATCCCAGCAGGTGCTGCAGCTCAACGAGAGGCGTCAGGAAGCAGAGAAACTCCTGAGCTCAGTGCAAACGTTTCTTCAAAAAGCCGACAACATAAACTTCATGAAG AATACAAAACCATACCAGATGCTGATGGACAG GTCAACCTCTCACCTGATTAGTGCCATGCCTCCACTCGGACTGGGCCAGCTCAACTCTGATCATTTGCTATCTGAACTCTCAGCGAGAGAGAAGAACCTGCGGAAAATGCTGGAAG AGCCGTTGAACGAGTCAGCCATTGTTGAGATCGTCCAGTCTCGCGGCGGCTCTGCTGGCTCCCAAATGGGGACGAGTTCAGCACCACAGAAGAGGAAGTACAGCATGGCTTTCATGGGAAGTAAAACAGAGAACTCCACCTCCCAGAATCCTCACACTAGTTCCAGCCATATTCGGCTCCTTGACTCTCCAGCCCATCACATTATGGGTGTAGGCTCCAGCTCTAGCCACCACTCAGGGACTATATTCCCCTCCTCCCACTTCCCCAGTGGAGGTGCCTCGCAACAAGCCATGTACGAAGGGAGGAAAGTTCTTATGTGCACTCTgaacaactgctgctgctccagggcCCCCGCCGCTCGCGCCCGGCCTCCGTACCCGCCGTCGGGCTCCTTCGCCCCCATGACCTCTCAGGAGTTTCCCCCACATGCGAGCCAGCCGCTGCAGCATTTCCCAATCGGTGGACTGATGGTGGGCTCGCAGGCGGCCCGGCACCCTGACTTCTACGAGCTGTACGGCCAGCCTTCAACCAAGCATTATGGGACCAAATAG